A DNA window from Mus caroli chromosome 8, CAROLI_EIJ_v1.1, whole genome shotgun sequence contains the following coding sequences:
- the Tcf25 gene encoding transcription factor 25 isoform X3 has protein sequence MSRRALRRLRGEQRGQEPLGPDALKFVLLDDDDAEEEGPKPGLGGRRPGGAGKEGVRVNNRFELINTEDLEDDLVVNGERSDCTLPDSVSSGNKGRAKHGNAETKQDGGATKAGSSEQSNASGKLRKKKKKQKNKKSCTGESSENGLEDIDRILERIEDSSGFSHPGPPPLSSRKHVLYVEHRHLNPDTELKRYFGARAVLGEQRPRQRQRVYPKCTWLTTPKSTWPRYSKPGLSMRLLESKKGLSFFAFDHNEEYQQAQHKFLVAVESMEPNNIVVLLQTSPYHVDSLLQLSDACRFQEDQEMARDLIERALYSMECAFHPLFSLTSGTCRLDYRRPENRSFYLTLYKQMSFLEKRGCPRTALEYCKLILSLEPDEDPLCMLLLIDHLALRARNYEYLIRLFQEWEAHRNLSQLPNFAFSVPLAYFLLSQQTDLPEHELSSARQQASLLIQQALTMFPGVLMPLLEYCSVRPDATVSNHRFFGPDAEISQPPALGQLVSLYLGRSHFLWKEPAIMSWLEENVHEVLQAVDAGDPAVEACENRRKVLYQRAPRNIHRHVILSEIKEAVAALPSDVTTQSVMGFDPLPPLDTIYSYVRPERLSPVSHGNTIALFFRSLLPNYTTEGERLEEGVAGGPNRNQGLNRLMLAVRDMMANFHFNDLEL, from the exons ATAAACACGGAGGATcttgaggatgaccttgtggTAAATGGGGAGAGGTCTGACTGTACCCTGCCGGACTCTGTGTCATCAGGGAACAAAGGAAGGGCTAAACATGGAAACGCAGAGACCAAGCAAGATGGAGGTGCCACCAAAGCAGGGTCCTCGGAACAG TCTAATGCAAGTGGCAAACTccgaaagaagaaaaagaagcagaaaaataagaaaagctgCACAGGAGAATCCTCG GAGAATGGACTAGAAGACATCGATCGCATCTTAGAGCGGATTGAGGACAGCAGTGGGTTCAGCCACCCCGGCCCCCCTCCACTGAGCTCCAGGAAGCACGTCCTCTATGTGGAGCACAG ACACCTGAATCCAGACACGGAACTGAAGAGGTATTTTGGTGCTCGAGCTGTCCTGGGCGAGCAAAG GCCTCGACAGAGGCAGCGTGTGTATCCCAAGTGTACATGGCTGACGACCCCTAAGAGCACCTGGCCCCGGTACAGCAAACCAG GTCTCTCAATGCGGCTGCTGGAGTCCAAGAAAGGCCTCTCTTTCTTTGCATTTGACCATAATGAAGAATACCAACAAGCACAGCACAAGTTCCTGGTGGCTGTGGAGTCCATGGAGCCAAATAACATTGTG GTTCTGCTTCAGACAAGCCCCTATCATGTGGACTCCCTGCTGCAGCTCAGTGATGCCTGCCGCTTTCAGGAGGATCAAGAGATGGCTCGAGACCTTATAG AGAGAGCCCTGTACAGCATGGAGTGTGCATTCCACCCCTTGTTCAGTCTCACCAGTGGGACTTGCAGGCTGGATTATCGAAGACCTGAGAACAG GAGCTTCTACCTGACCCTCTACAAGCAGATGAGTTTCTTGGAGAAACGTGGATGCCCACGTACTGCGCTGGAGTACTGCAAGCTCATCCTGAG CCTTGAGCCAGATGAGGACCCCCTGTGCATGTTGCTGCTTATTGACCACCTGGCCTTACGGGCCCGGAACTATGAATACCTGATCCGCCTCTTCCAGGAATGGGAG GCTCATCGAAACCTGTCCCAGCTCCCAAATTTTGCCTTCTCAGTTCCACTGGCCTATTTCCTTCTGAGTCAGCAAACAGACTTACCTGAGCATGAGCTCAGCTCTGCCAGGCAACAGGCTTCCCTCCTGATACAGCAGGCACTCACCATGTTCCCTGGAG TTCTTATGCCATTGCTGGAGTATTGCAGTGTGCGACCTGATGCCACAGTCTCAAACCACCGCTTCTTTGGGCCGGATGCTGAGATCAG CCAGCCTCCTGCCCTGGGCCAGCTGGTGAGTCTGTACCTGGGGAGGTCACACTTTCTTTGGAAAGAACCCGCCATTATGAGCTGGCTAGAGGAAAATGTCCATGAGGTTCTGCAAGCAGTGGATGCTGGAGACCCTGCTGTGGAGGCCTGTGAGAACAG GCGGAAAGTGTTGTACCAGCGTGCGCCCAGAAACATCCACCGCCACGTGATACTGTCTGAGATCAAGGAGGCTGTTGCTGCCCTACCCTCG GATGTGACCACACAGTCTGTGATGGGCTTTGACCCTCTGCCTCCCCTGGACACCATCTACTCTTACGTCAGACCAGAGAG gCTGAGTCCAGTCAGCCATGGAAACACAATCGCCCTCTTCTTCCGGTCACTGTTGCCAAATTACACCACCGAG GGGGAGAGGCTGGAGGAAGGAGTGGCCGGGGGTCCGAACCGCAATCAAGGCTTGAACAGGCTGATGTTGGCCGTACGTGACATGATGGCCAACTTCCACTTCAACGACCTGGAG CTGTAA
- the Tcf25 gene encoding transcription factor 25 isoform X1: MSRRALRRLRGEQRGQEPLGPDALKFVLLDDDDAEEEGPKPGLGGRRPGGAGKEGVRVNNRFELINTEDLEDDLVVNGERSDCTLPDSVSSGNKGRAKHGNAETKQDGGATKAGSSEQSNASGKLRKKKKKQKNKKSCTGESSENGLEDIDRILERIEDSSGFSHPGPPPLSSRKHVLYVEHRHLNPDTELKRYFGARAVLGEQRPRQRQRVYPKCTWLTTPKSTWPRYSKPGLSMRLLESKKGLSFFAFDHNEEYQQAQHKFLVAVESMEPNNIVVLLQTSPYHVDSLLQLSDACRFQEDQEMARDLIERALYSMECAFHPLFSLTSGTCRLDYRRPENRSFYLTLYKQMSFLEKRGCPRTALEYCKLILSLEPDEDPLCMLLLIDHLALRARNYEYLIRLFQEWEAHRNLSQLPNFAFSVPLAYFLLSQQTDLPEHELSSARQQASLLIQQALTMFPGVLMPLLEYCSVRPDATVSNHRFFGPDAEISQPPALGQLVSLYLGRSHFLWKEPAIMSWLEENVHEVLQAVDAGDPAVEACENRRKVLYQRAPRNIHRHVILSEIKEAVAALPSDVTTQSVMGFDPLPPLDTIYSYVRPERLSPVSHGNTIALFFRSLLPNYTTEGERLEEGVAGGPNRNQGLNRLMLAVRDMMANFHFNDLEVPREDNPEGEGDWD; this comes from the exons ATAAACACGGAGGATcttgaggatgaccttgtggTAAATGGGGAGAGGTCTGACTGTACCCTGCCGGACTCTGTGTCATCAGGGAACAAAGGAAGGGCTAAACATGGAAACGCAGAGACCAAGCAAGATGGAGGTGCCACCAAAGCAGGGTCCTCGGAACAG TCTAATGCAAGTGGCAAACTccgaaagaagaaaaagaagcagaaaaataagaaaagctgCACAGGAGAATCCTCG GAGAATGGACTAGAAGACATCGATCGCATCTTAGAGCGGATTGAGGACAGCAGTGGGTTCAGCCACCCCGGCCCCCCTCCACTGAGCTCCAGGAAGCACGTCCTCTATGTGGAGCACAG ACACCTGAATCCAGACACGGAACTGAAGAGGTATTTTGGTGCTCGAGCTGTCCTGGGCGAGCAAAG GCCTCGACAGAGGCAGCGTGTGTATCCCAAGTGTACATGGCTGACGACCCCTAAGAGCACCTGGCCCCGGTACAGCAAACCAG GTCTCTCAATGCGGCTGCTGGAGTCCAAGAAAGGCCTCTCTTTCTTTGCATTTGACCATAATGAAGAATACCAACAAGCACAGCACAAGTTCCTGGTGGCTGTGGAGTCCATGGAGCCAAATAACATTGTG GTTCTGCTTCAGACAAGCCCCTATCATGTGGACTCCCTGCTGCAGCTCAGTGATGCCTGCCGCTTTCAGGAGGATCAAGAGATGGCTCGAGACCTTATAG AGAGAGCCCTGTACAGCATGGAGTGTGCATTCCACCCCTTGTTCAGTCTCACCAGTGGGACTTGCAGGCTGGATTATCGAAGACCTGAGAACAG GAGCTTCTACCTGACCCTCTACAAGCAGATGAGTTTCTTGGAGAAACGTGGATGCCCACGTACTGCGCTGGAGTACTGCAAGCTCATCCTGAG CCTTGAGCCAGATGAGGACCCCCTGTGCATGTTGCTGCTTATTGACCACCTGGCCTTACGGGCCCGGAACTATGAATACCTGATCCGCCTCTTCCAGGAATGGGAG GCTCATCGAAACCTGTCCCAGCTCCCAAATTTTGCCTTCTCAGTTCCACTGGCCTATTTCCTTCTGAGTCAGCAAACAGACTTACCTGAGCATGAGCTCAGCTCTGCCAGGCAACAGGCTTCCCTCCTGATACAGCAGGCACTCACCATGTTCCCTGGAG TTCTTATGCCATTGCTGGAGTATTGCAGTGTGCGACCTGATGCCACAGTCTCAAACCACCGCTTCTTTGGGCCGGATGCTGAGATCAG CCAGCCTCCTGCCCTGGGCCAGCTGGTGAGTCTGTACCTGGGGAGGTCACACTTTCTTTGGAAAGAACCCGCCATTATGAGCTGGCTAGAGGAAAATGTCCATGAGGTTCTGCAAGCAGTGGATGCTGGAGACCCTGCTGTGGAGGCCTGTGAGAACAG GCGGAAAGTGTTGTACCAGCGTGCGCCCAGAAACATCCACCGCCACGTGATACTGTCTGAGATCAAGGAGGCTGTTGCTGCCCTACCCTCG GATGTGACCACACAGTCTGTGATGGGCTTTGACCCTCTGCCTCCCCTGGACACCATCTACTCTTACGTCAGACCAGAGAG gCTGAGTCCAGTCAGCCATGGAAACACAATCGCCCTCTTCTTCCGGTCACTGTTGCCAAATTACACCACCGAG GGGGAGAGGCTGGAGGAAGGAGTGGCCGGGGGTCCGAACCGCAATCAAGGCTTGAACAGGCTGATGTTGGCCGTACGTGACATGATGGCCAACTTCCACTTCAACGACCTGGAGGTGCCTCGGGAGGACAATCCTGAGGGCGAGGGGGACTGGGACTGA
- the Tcf25 gene encoding transcription factor 25 isoform X2, producing MSRRALRRLRGEQRGQEPLGPDALKFVLLDDDDAEEEGPKPGLGGRRPGGAGKEGVRVNNRFELINTEDLEDDLVVNGERSDCTLPDSVSSGNKGRAKHGNAETKQDGGATKAGSSEQSNASGKLRKKKKKQKNKKSCTGESSENGLEDIDRILERIEDSSGFSHPGPPPLSSRKHVLYVEHRHLNPDTELKRYFGARAVLGEQRPRQRQRVYPKCTWLTTPKSTWPRYSKPGLSMRLLESKKGLSFFAFDHNEEYQQAQHKFLVAVESMEPNNIVVLLQTSPYHVDSLLQLSDACRFQEDQEMARDLIERALYSMECAFHPLFSLTSGTCRLDYRRPENRSFYLTLYKQMSFLEKRGCPRTALEYCKLILSLEPDEDPLCMLLLIDHLALRARNYEYLIRLFQEWEAHRNLSQLPNFAFSVPLAYFLLSQQTDLPEHELSSARQQASLLIQQALTMFPGVLMPLLEYCSVRPDATVSNHRFFGPDAEISQPPALGQLVSLYLGRSHFLWKEPAIMSWLEENVHEVLQAVDAGDPAVEACENRRKVLYQRAPRNIHRHVILSEIKEAVAALPSDVTTQSVMGFDPLPPLDTIYSYVRPERLSPVSHGNTIALFFRSLLPNYTTEGERLEEGVAGGPNRNQGLNRLMLAVRDMMANFHFNDLEQL from the exons ATAAACACGGAGGATcttgaggatgaccttgtggTAAATGGGGAGAGGTCTGACTGTACCCTGCCGGACTCTGTGTCATCAGGGAACAAAGGAAGGGCTAAACATGGAAACGCAGAGACCAAGCAAGATGGAGGTGCCACCAAAGCAGGGTCCTCGGAACAG TCTAATGCAAGTGGCAAACTccgaaagaagaaaaagaagcagaaaaataagaaaagctgCACAGGAGAATCCTCG GAGAATGGACTAGAAGACATCGATCGCATCTTAGAGCGGATTGAGGACAGCAGTGGGTTCAGCCACCCCGGCCCCCCTCCACTGAGCTCCAGGAAGCACGTCCTCTATGTGGAGCACAG ACACCTGAATCCAGACACGGAACTGAAGAGGTATTTTGGTGCTCGAGCTGTCCTGGGCGAGCAAAG GCCTCGACAGAGGCAGCGTGTGTATCCCAAGTGTACATGGCTGACGACCCCTAAGAGCACCTGGCCCCGGTACAGCAAACCAG GTCTCTCAATGCGGCTGCTGGAGTCCAAGAAAGGCCTCTCTTTCTTTGCATTTGACCATAATGAAGAATACCAACAAGCACAGCACAAGTTCCTGGTGGCTGTGGAGTCCATGGAGCCAAATAACATTGTG GTTCTGCTTCAGACAAGCCCCTATCATGTGGACTCCCTGCTGCAGCTCAGTGATGCCTGCCGCTTTCAGGAGGATCAAGAGATGGCTCGAGACCTTATAG AGAGAGCCCTGTACAGCATGGAGTGTGCATTCCACCCCTTGTTCAGTCTCACCAGTGGGACTTGCAGGCTGGATTATCGAAGACCTGAGAACAG GAGCTTCTACCTGACCCTCTACAAGCAGATGAGTTTCTTGGAGAAACGTGGATGCCCACGTACTGCGCTGGAGTACTGCAAGCTCATCCTGAG CCTTGAGCCAGATGAGGACCCCCTGTGCATGTTGCTGCTTATTGACCACCTGGCCTTACGGGCCCGGAACTATGAATACCTGATCCGCCTCTTCCAGGAATGGGAG GCTCATCGAAACCTGTCCCAGCTCCCAAATTTTGCCTTCTCAGTTCCACTGGCCTATTTCCTTCTGAGTCAGCAAACAGACTTACCTGAGCATGAGCTCAGCTCTGCCAGGCAACAGGCTTCCCTCCTGATACAGCAGGCACTCACCATGTTCCCTGGAG TTCTTATGCCATTGCTGGAGTATTGCAGTGTGCGACCTGATGCCACAGTCTCAAACCACCGCTTCTTTGGGCCGGATGCTGAGATCAG CCAGCCTCCTGCCCTGGGCCAGCTGGTGAGTCTGTACCTGGGGAGGTCACACTTTCTTTGGAAAGAACCCGCCATTATGAGCTGGCTAGAGGAAAATGTCCATGAGGTTCTGCAAGCAGTGGATGCTGGAGACCCTGCTGTGGAGGCCTGTGAGAACAG GCGGAAAGTGTTGTACCAGCGTGCGCCCAGAAACATCCACCGCCACGTGATACTGTCTGAGATCAAGGAGGCTGTTGCTGCCCTACCCTCG GATGTGACCACACAGTCTGTGATGGGCTTTGACCCTCTGCCTCCCCTGGACACCATCTACTCTTACGTCAGACCAGAGAG gCTGAGTCCAGTCAGCCATGGAAACACAATCGCCCTCTTCTTCCGGTCACTGTTGCCAAATTACACCACCGAG GGGGAGAGGCTGGAGGAAGGAGTGGCCGGGGGTCCGAACCGCAATCAAGGCTTGAACAGGCTGATGTTGGCCGTACGTGACATGATGGCCAACTTCCACTTCAACGACCTGGAG CAGCTGTAA
- the Mc1r gene encoding melanocyte-stimulating hormone receptor: MSTQGPQKSLLGSLNSNATSHLGLATNQSGPWCLHVSIPDGLFLSLGLVSLVENVLVVIAITKNRNLHSPMYYFICCLALSDLMVSVSIVLETTIILLLEAGVLVARVALVQQLDNLIDVLICGSMVSSLCFLGVIAIDRYISIFYALRYHSIVTLPRARRAVVGIWMVSIVSSTLFITYYKHTAVLLCLVTFFLAMLALMAILYAHMFTRAYQHAQGIAQLHKRRRSIRQGFCLKGAATLTILLGIFFLCWGPFFLHLLLIVLCPQHPTCNCIFKNYNLFLLLIILSSTVDPLIYAFRSQELRMTLKEVLLCSW, from the coding sequence ATGTCCACTCAGGGGCCCCAGAAGAGTCTTCTGGGTTCTCTCAACTCCAATGCCACTTCTCACCTTGGACTGGCCACCAACCAGTCAGGGCCGTGGTGCCTGCATGTGTCCATCCCAGATGGCCTCTTCCTCAGCCTGGGGCTGGTGAGTCTGGTTGAGAATGTGCTGGTTGTGATAGCCATCACCAAAAACCGCAACCTGCACTCGCCCATGTATTACTTCATCTGCTGCCTGGCCCTGTCTGACCTGATGGTGAGTGTCAGTATCGTGCTGGAGACTACGATCATCCTGCTGCTGGAGGCGGGCGTCCTGGTGGCCCGAGTGGCTTTGGTGCAGCAGCTGGACAACCTCATTGATGTGCTCATCTGTGGCTCCATGGtgtccagtctctgcttcctgggtgtcaTTGCTATAGACCGCTACATCTCTATCTTCTATGCGTTGCGTTATCACAGCATTGTGACGCTGCCCCGGGCACGACGGGCTGTCGTGGGCATCTGGATGGTCAGCATCGTCTCCAGCACCCTCTTTATCACCTACTACAAGCACACGGCTGTCCTGCTCTGTCTCGTCACTTTCTTTCTAGCCATGCTGGCACTCATGGCGATTCTGTACGCCCACATGTTCACGAGAGCGTACCAGCATGCTCAGGGCATTGCCCAGCTCCACAAAAGGCGGCGGTCCATCCGCCAAGGCTTCTGCCTCAAGGGTGCCGCCACCCTTACTATCCTTCTGGGGATTTTCTTCCTGTGCTGGGGCCCCTTCTTCCTGCATCTCTTGCTCATCGTCCTCTGCCCTCAGCACCCCACCTGCAACTGCATCTTCAAGAACTacaacctcttcctcctcctcatcatcctcAGCTCCACTGTTGACCCCCTCATCTACGCTTTCCGCAGCCAGGAGCTCCGCATGACCCTCAAGGAGGTGCTGCTGTGCTCCTGGTGA